tacctgctttacatgTCCCAACTAAGTGATACAACCAACTATTTGTTTGAGTTTACAGATCCCAACTCGGACTCAGTAACATTATGTCCATAGTTTACTGTATACAACAGGACAATCaacgtcagggtgagtgttcaacagagctgagCCATTAAGTCAaccctccttcattgtcgacctcatccatgtctttgtacgccaAAATGTTGGTTTCTACCGCAGCAATCCAGGTAGAAGAGCAAATATTTTGTAGAGCATGTGCAAAGTAgtatagtcagatctaggacaaacagaaaacgcttgcataacagaatggcgGTCATTAAGGacatttatgctcgtttgcttgtattgcaGAAtatctcccattagtctctttaaAATCACAAAGCAGTAGAATTTCGCGCCTTTTCTTGAACAAATACCAGACAGAATAACATATCGAGAtgactagaatggccgcgacttttctcgtaggtatgtgttagctatctctgtgccagacagaaacgtataaaatacgatggcGCGGAcatgcgtgctacataggaaagtacaactactcgataactcgattcagtcgagtggactgacgaaagaaacgaacgaatagcgtgcgggctgaccgGGTAGGAGGACGGGGCGCAGGTGGTAATGCAGGCGGTTCCgtaagaagggggagggggggcgcgccACCCACATGTATCCGGCACTGCAATGAAGACCGTGaagactttgaagatgacgagcgcGTCAACCGATGAAATCGTggagaaagtgaaagaaatgacGATGAAAGATCGccgaatcacaatcagagaagtCGGCTCGTGCCATAAAACTGTTTCGGATGCTTCGGGGAAATGTATTCCAAATCGTTGAATTTTGAACAGTGGCGAATGCAAGTTGCTCGGCAATCACTAGATGAAATCAACAACGACACAGAATAACTGAAACTGGTCATAATAGGTGACGAAACATGAGCTGACACATAAGACGTAGAAACTAAAGCTCTGTCATCCTAGTGGAAGCATCCATGATCGCCGAGATTGGAAAAAAGATCGATAAGCATGGTCAGATGTCAAGGTTATGCTCACAATGGTCTTCAGCATAGTGCACCTCGAGTTCCTGCCCCATGGTGAAACGAACAATAACCTCTGAGGtcgtttgcgtgaagcaatccgaGAAAGTCCTAATTTGTCACAGAGCAGTTCATGGTTTTTACACCAAGCTCATGCACTTTTTCAGACTTCGTTGCCTGTTCATGACCTTTTGGCCCAAAACAATTTCCTGGCCTCCATATTCACTCCATGTGACTGTATTTTCCCAAAAATAAAGATAACATTAAAGGGCAGATTTTTACATgcatagatgagattaaaaaaTGCATCGCAGAGAGAACTACGGTAAAAGCACTGCAATAATTATACAATATGTAATGGGGACTATTTTGAAGACGTTGACATTGATTTAGACTAACACATAAACCCAGCATTAGATCCAGAATTTACCGAAATTATCCCATTGTTTCCATTAATATTGTCCATGATGCCATCAACGGCAGGACCCTGACAATATTTTTAGAAGAAATTTTTTTTCACCCAAGTTCGACGATATAAAAGAGCTTTCCGCCGTGGTCTCTTAAATTTCTTTCTTGTCAAGGATTTACATTGTAGTTGAGCTGGACCATTTTTCTTTAACAACCACCATCTTCTGGGTTATTTTCTAGCGTATGCTATTGTGGTAAGGCTAACTTGTATACAAAGTGATTGGGACTATCAATGTTAGCTACCAATTCTTTTTATATCAACTTTTGAATATAAGTTTAATGAAGTTAGAGACGACTGAACACTCTGCAGCTGTCTCTTCTTTGTACTGTGCAGCTTTCTTTGCGATGTACTATGCTTATCCATCACTCCAAATAACAAAATATATCACTTAATATATGAACAGAATTGACTCACCCTGGTATCCGTAACAATATTAACAGAATCGACGTAAATCACCATACGCTGCACTGCAGGGAACAGGCACCTGATTCTTGGTGTGCCTGTGAGATACAGTAGTTTCAGGATACTTCCAGGAAAGGCTGCTTCCCCCATGAAAAGCGCCGCTCGCTCATGGGTTTACAGCCACACTACCGGGTGAGTTTTTCCACAGTATACAAACTCTATGGATTGATCAAAGAGATGATATGaaacaaaaaagttctaatgatcttacgtctggaaatgcatggtttccatgctagagaccatttatttaatcatactttgttacagagactgcagtctagcTGCATTACCATGCAGTGACAGTTACAGCATACATGGCTTCCTCctagaccagtggtcgtcaaactcttTTGCTCAAGGGCCAAAACTAACAATATGATGTGGCACCTCGGGCCGCAGATTTCCTGGTCTTTTTATTAACTGACAAGCCAAGTAAACAGTGTGTTATGAACCTCAAATAGACTAGCTTTAGTAAAGAAGCGAGAGGTTTACGACTGACTTTCTACCACTTATCGTTAAAATCGATACCATTCGAGCCACTACCTGTGGAATGTTTTCTGTTTCAGATTGTTGCCACCCTCAATGACCCGTAAATAGTAACACTGTAATTGCCcgacgaaatgttgctgcattgtCTTTGTGAACAGATGGTTAATAACAGAAAATGGACTTATTCTTAAATGTATTACGTAACGTCAGACACGATCACAACTGTTTTCTAcatgttttgaaagtcatttttcctcaactcacttgactgaactacaacatccttaattttatttcatactagaTGAGGTGCCTGGCATTGGctagatatgtatttattccaatcttatgtTATTCTGTCTCTTCCTTCCCTCGCTCTCTGTCGTTCATCACGACTTTCCCGTCTCTCACCATCTCTTCACCcttttatctgtccatttcgcaCTCCTCCTGTaagtgtccatttcctcctcccccttctccctccacATTACCGTCCCCCTCCTTTGCTTACCCCACAATATTGctttacagattgaaaataatctGTGTATCACtgtggttgaaatcgatccgacggtttaggaggagaagtggaggataaacacacacacattcttaagAGCTTCTTTTAACAAATGTGTACTGCATATGACCGTCTCTACAATGCATATTCATGAATCCAACGCTCTTTCATTTAAGATTGATACAACAGCAGATAATTGGTACGGGGCAAAAGCACCCACTTGTTGTCAGCactgagaaacaaacaagaaaacatttccatTTTTACGTCCCCTCCCGCCGCAATGACAAATCTATCTGCCCCTGTACCAAGTGACACCTGTAAAGGTGATAGAACAACTTTACTCGCTCCTACTTACAATTCTTCCAGTGTATTTTTCATTTGACGAAGgagacaggtacagccgcccagctacaaaccatttaTTCTTTACCGGATTTGGATATAGATCATTTACCGTTCTTCAGAAACTGTAAACATTATCACATGTTAAAATTAAATAGTACTTTCGGAAACAAACCACTCACAACTGTTGGATGTATGTGACTCCTTCGCCAAATAACATCACTGTGCAGTTGCTGACAACAAGAAGCCATatttatgacactgaaattctgcaatacagggaaaaagatttttaaatacccGTCCGCCAGTTTGACAACTATTAGATTATAAGGGATATATTCGTAGGAGACGTATAAGTAGTTGTGTCACGTTGTCAACAATTACATTTTAAGTCAGTCTTCACAGGAGTCGAGTGTTGAGATCGACTGGAATAATCGTTGTAGCATGAGTCAATGATGACATGTGGTATTCACAGACTTTCACAGCATGTTTACAAGTgttgaaaactgcataaaatgcTGCTGATCAAATTTCAATTAACTGGAAAAAAACATACAGTGCATTTGACTAATTCATTCCAGTTTAATTatctctgtgaaaataaaattcacatgacTTGCATAATCTTACAATATTCATGTAGATAGGCAGGAGAATATGAAGGATGAAGGGAAGGAAGGGAATCAGTAGTAATTCTGAGCCACTACCAAAAACAAATTTGGGATCAGTGGATcttgttcctgaaatttattttaaagtactttcatACAAAAGATGTagtattaaaatattatattacattattcaaatggccacaaaaactttattataattgcattaacctcaaactttcaaaaaaatgtagaaataaaaaagaaattaaaaaaataagaaaaggacagatGCACTGCACATGCAACTGGCTATATAAGAAAGCTACCGGTCTCTTATTGAATctgatttttattcattataattgcaaaacaaacgaaaatacaaatatataatttttcattaatgtgactTGTAATGTTGAACTTTTTTGTCTATGTCGTCTACATCTGCGTCGTTTGGGCTGCATGCAATCCCCATTGCATCTTCTAAATGACAGGACAACCCattacgatatttatttttcaagtacttcatttttgaaaatgaagtttCACAAAGGTAAGTTGAAGGAAATGGTGTTAAAATGAACTGGGCGCACtctcgtaaatttttataattgttaggcacacatttccaaaattcagtgtactgttgtgtttcacaatgttctataaacagagctttaagctgtGTGTCATACTGAAGTTCGATTATTTCATTTGGCAAATTAGTTTTAAGAAATCCAAAttggcagaataatttgagatcatcATGTCCAACATGCCAAGGGTTCTCTACGAGACtgaaacagcttcaaatatttctAACATTTGCAAATCtggtttttatttcttccaaataggTCTCCAATTATTCTTTCGTGTTTTGGTAAATAGTTTCGGCGATAGTTAAGCCTGTTCGGAGCATAGCAACAGTTGGAAAATTAGACAGATCTTTTACTTtgagttcatttatatataattgcagtttggcttcaaatgcaaatattttgttagtcatttgCCCAATTATCTTGTTTGGTCCTTGTAATTCAAAGATAACTgtgttgaatttttgtgtaatattgGTCAAAAAAGCTGTAAGTATCACCCATCCATCATTATCAAGTTCaggataatttttgcctctttgttgtaagaataaaataatttccgaTTTCAAATTGACAAACCGTTCCAGCACTTTTCCTTTGCTTAGCTATCTGACAGCAGTATGTAGGAGAAAATCACTGTAACAAGCTTGCAATTCCTGCAGAAGTTCCTTAAATTTTCGGCGATTAAGTTCACGGGCACAAATGAAGTTTATAATGCTTATAACCGTTTGCATAACATTCTTCAATTTGctatttgaaatttgacatgccAAACTTTCCTGATGCAGTAAGCAGTGAATGGATAGTAAATTTGGCAAGTTCCATTCCTTCTTAATTAGTGCTATCAAACCTTTGTTGACATCCGTCATTGATGGATAATCATCTGTACATACTGATATTAATTTGCTCATAGATAAGTcatttttttacaaattctttaattgcatCCACAAAATCACATCCTTTTGTGCGACCTTTCATGGTTATAATTGCTAAATGATCTTCCTTTATTACCCCATCATTTGTGCAgtaacacacaaataatgaaaactgagccaTTGAAGCTAAATCTGTACGGGAATCACATGTAATACTGAAGGATTTGAGTAGTTTGACATTATTAATTACTGCCTCAAACAAATATTTTGGAATATCTTCTATACAACGTACACAGGTAGATTCTGAAAGTGTGAGCTCATTTATTTTAGCTGATGTTTATTTACTGttggagaaattttgaaacaatgtttcaCAAACACTCATCATACATTGCTTCATTAATTCAGCATCAGTGAAAGCTTTCATATTTTTTACCAGAGTATTACACACTTGGTATGATGCTCTTGTGACAGCCTCACTTTGCACAACTGCTGCTAATATAATGTTTTGTTGATGATGAATGGTAGATTTTAGATGagcaattttttcctttctttcatttgaattcaaaggaaaagctactgtaaatgaaTTGTGCTTACTTGTGTAGTAGAAAATTAAATTGTATCTCTTCAGTCCCACAATCGTATCCCTGCATATTAAGAAAGTAGCAGTACCTTCTTTGTGTAGTAGAAAATTAAATTGTATCTCTTCAGTCCCACAATCGTATCCCTGCATATTAAGAAAGTAGCAGTACCTTCTTTGTGTACACTTACAAAGCAAAACTCTTCTTCCCATATTTCTTGGAAAACTTTTTCTCTTCACATATTTTCCTGTTAGTCACTGTTCTTGAGGGTACAccagacattatttattccattAATAATCGTATcatccccattaaccatggaccttgctattggtgcggaggcttgcgtgccttagcaatacagatagccataccgtaggtgcaaccacaaaggaggggtatctgttgagaggacagacaaatgtgtggttcctaaagaggggcagcagtcttttcagtagttgcagaggcaacaatctgtatgattgactgatctggctattgtaacactaagcaaaacagctttgctgtgctggtactgacaatgtttgaaagcaaggggaaactacagtcgtaatttttcccgagggcatgcagctttactgtattgttaaatgatgatggcgccctcttgggtaaaatattccagaggtaaaatagtcccccaatcgaaTCTGTGGgtagggactgctcaagaggacatagttatcaggtgaaagaaaactgacgttctacagataggagtgtggaatgtcagatcccttagtcaggcaggtaggttagaaaatttaaaaagagaaatggataggataaagttatatgtagtgggaattagtgaagttcggtggcaggaggaacaaacttttggtcaggtgaatacagggttatacatacaaaatcaaataggggtaatgcaggagtaggtttaataatgaataaaaaaatagggatacagtaaactactacaaacagcctagtgaatgcattactgtggacaagatagacacaaatcccatgcctactacagtagtagaagtttatatgccaactagctctgcagatgatgaagaaattgatgaaatgtatgatgagataaaagaaattattcagatagtgaagggtgacgaaaacttaatagtcatgggtgactggaattcgatagtaggaaaagggatagaaggaaacgtagggaaatgaatatggattgtggaagaaatgaaagaggacgctgcctggtagaattttgcacagagcataacttaaacatagctaacacaaggttcaagaatcatgaaagaaggttgtatacatggaagaagcctggagataatagaaggtatcagatagattatatataatggtaagacagagatttaggaaccaggttttaaattgtaagacacttccaggggcagatgtggaatctgaccacaatctatttgttatgaacactagattaagactgaagaaactgcaaaaagatgggaatttaaggagatgggacctggataaaccgactgaaccagaggttgtacagtgtttcagggagagcataagggaacaattgacaggaattggggaaagaaatacagtagaagaagaatgggtagctttgagggatgaagtactgaaggcagcagaggatcaagtaggtaaaaagatgagggctagtagaaatccttgggtaacaaaagaaatattgaatttaattgatgaaaggagaacataacaaaagcagtaaatgaagcaggcaaaaaggaatacaaacatctcaaaaatgagatcgacaggaagtgcaaaatggctaagcaggcatggctagacgacaaatgtaaggatgtagaggcttacttcattaggggtaagatagatactgcctacaggaaaattaaagagacctttggagaaaagagaatcacttgtatgaacatcaagagctcagatggaaacccagttctacgcagagaagggaaagcagaaaggtggaaggagtatatagaaggtctatacaaggacaatgtacttgaggacaatattatggaaatggaagaggatgtaggtgaagatgaaatgggagatacgatactgcatgaagagtttgacacagcactgaaagacctgagtcgaaacaaggcccccggagtagacaacattccattggaactactgacggccttgggagagccagtcctgaccaaactctaccatgtggtgagcaagatgtatgaaataggtgaaataccctcagacttcaagaagaatataataattccaatcccaaagaaagcaggtgttgacagaattgaaaattaccgaactatcagtttaataagtcacagctgaaaaataataatgcgaattctttacagacgaatggaaaaactggtagaagccaacctcggggaagatcagtttggattccgcagaaatattggaacacgtgaggcaacactgacgttatgacttatcttagcagatagaataaggaaaggcaaacctacgtttctagcatttgtagacttagagaaagcttttgacaatgcttactggaatactctctttcaaattctgaaggtggcagggctaaaatacagggagtgaaaggctatttaaaatttgtacagaaaccggatagcagttataagagacgagggacatgaaagggaagcagtggttgagaagggagtgagacggggttgtagcctctccctgatttggagtacgtattaagatccatggagaagaaataaaatctttgaggttagccaatgacattgtaattctgtcagagacagcaaaggacttggaagagcagttgaatggaatggacagtgccttgaaaggaagatataagatcaacatcaacaaaggcaaaacgaggagaatggaatgtagtcgaattaaatcgggtgatggtgagggaattagattaggaaatgggacacttaaagtattaaaggagttttgctatttggggagcaaaattaccgatgatggtcgaagtagagaggatataaaatgtagactggcaatggcaaggaaagcatttctgaagaagagaaatttgttaacatcgagtatagatttaagtgtcaggaagtagtttctgggagtatttgtatggagtgtagccatgtatggaagtgaaacatcggcaataaatagtttggacaggaagagaattgaagctttcgaaatgtggtgctacctgctagatgggtagatcacataactaatgaggaggtattgagtagaattggggagaagaggagtttgtggcacaacttgactagaagaaaggattggttggcaggaaatgttctgaggcatcaagggatcaccaatttagtattagagggcagagtagagggagaccaagagatgaatacactaagcagattcagaaggatgtagactgcagtacttactgggagatgaagtagtttgcacaggatagagtagcatggagagctgcatcaaaccagtctcaggactgaagaccacaaaaacaacaacaataattggaGGGTCCTATGCCAGAGTGAACCAATTACAAATTACATGTTTCGAGATATTCAGCTCTAAAGTtcaactacagaaaaaaaaatctgatgagATATTGAGGGCAGTAAATTATCTTCAACAGATTCCTAACATATACTGAATCTTGTTTATTGGCTTTTCAATCAAAATGCACCTATTACAggtctgaaaaaatgatggtgattATAAGGAAGTGAAATAAAGTTTGAATAAGTACATTGTCTCAGCACACATGTAACTATTAAAGCACTTTTGTTTCGTCACACATGTTATGTTTATAGCAGCCTTGTTTCATTCTTCAACAGAAAACGTCATATAGTTTAAGGAAGCTGTGTCTAGTACATTTTATACAGAATTTTCGGGAATCTCATTCATCTTCTGATAACCCATCTTCACTGGAATTTCCAGCTATCTCTGCAGCACTTCGCAAGTTCTTGCAAAAATCATGGTAGATAGGGGGAATGAAGCACAGCATTGAGTCAAGATCTTTCTTCTTTGCACTCGTAAGTGGTCTTCCTCTGGGATACTTGAGATTCGGTGCTATGTGGTGAAGATTTGGTGTCCGACCTCTAGCTCGTTTGGAGAAACTAACTTCATAGTACTCCACGTCATCATTGTGTGTGTACTTGAACTGCATTACATTGGgcttctctttgcttattctgatgcaTCTTATTTTCATCCAAGCTACAGTTCGCCCATCAACTTTTTTCCTGTTTCTTAAAACTGATGTTAAGCTGTCAGAGCTGAAGAAATCATCACGTTTCATTTCCACCACACCAAACTTTTGTTTCTTGACTCTGCATGTTTTCATTATGTTCTGAATTTCATGCATATGGTAAATGTTTTGGTTGCATCTCATCTTGTTCTCAATATGACTGAAATCAGTGTCATTGGGCACTGTGACCTgggaataaaaatttttgaacGATTTCTTTGACACACTGAGCAGGATCTTGAATGATACGCATTAGTATTGTTACCAGTTTGAAATTTCTATTTTGGCCACCACATGAGTCTGACCAAAACACAACAGTTTCTTTCATAGGATTAGCATTTAGGTGTTTCATAAGACACAATCCTATCTCATCTGGTCCTCGACCTGCTATTCCCTCATGCCAAAGGTGCGTAGTTCCTTTGGATGTACCCATATCATGGATACCCAAATTGAAGCAAGAAAGTTGACGTTTGTAATACACAACATCAATGGGAACTTTTGTGAGCGAATTTGTCTTTTGCAGATCAAACACAAGGACTGTGCATTCACCATTTATTGCTTTGTCTTTGTCTTTTCGTGGTGTTGCCCTTGCACGGTCAACCTGTTGATGATGTAGCTCTCTTTCCATGTTTAAATCTTCAAGAGCTTTCACATTGTCAGAAGTGTTCTCTAGTGCATTTAGAGAGTTGGTTTTAATTTGAAAGATATCACATTTCTTGCATGTATCTTTGTGTGGCAATTTAAATGAGAGGCTGAACTTAGTTTTCAAAAAGTTTTCATACAACGATTGTGACACAAAGTCAGACTCTG
This genomic stretch from Schistocerca cancellata isolate TAMUIC-IGC-003103 chromosome 2, iqSchCanc2.1, whole genome shotgun sequence harbors:
- the LOC126159254 gene encoding SCAN domain-containing protein 3-like; protein product: MSGVPSRTVTNRKICEEKKFSKKYGKKSFALDTIVGLKRYNLIFYYTSKHNSFTVAFPLNSNERKEKIAHLKSTIHHQQNIILAAVVQSEAVTRASYQVCNTLVKNMKAFTDAELMKQCMMSVCETLFQNFSNKSTCVRCIEDIPKYLFEAVINNVKLLKSFSITCDSRTDLASMAQFSLFVCYCTNDGVIKEDHLAIITMKGRTKGLCTDDYPSMTDVNKGLIALIKKEWNLPNLLSIHCLLHQESLACQISNSKLKNVMQTVISIINFICARELNRRKFKELLQELGKNYPELDNDGWVILTAFLTNITQKFNTVIFELQGPNKIIGQMTNKIFAFEAKLQLYINELKVKDLLVENPWHVGHDDLKLFCQFGFLKTNLPNEIIELQYDTQLKALFIEHCETQQYTEFWKCVPNNYKNLRECAQFILTPFPSTYLCETSFSKMKYLKNKYRTRSTDPKFVFGSGSELLLIPFLPFILHILLPIYMNIVRLCKSSFYAVFNTCKHAVKVCEYHMSSLTHATTIIPVDLNTRLL